A part of Pararoseomonas sp. SCSIO 73927 genomic DNA contains:
- a CDS encoding cytidylyltransferase domain-containing protein, whose amino-acid sequence MPGITAFVPIRLNSTRVARKSIRPLGGKSLSRYLLETLLVTPGLDRVCVYCSDEAVRDHLPDGVEFILRPAELDGDSTLGVEIYRAFLAAVRSDFYLLAHVTSPFIRPATFAGAIEAVRRGTHDSALTVRPIQTFCWYRGRPLNYELTHVKRTQDLEPVHAETSACYLFPRGLMETEGRRVGSNPYFIVTDFPEDIDIDTEADFLLAEAWLRSQQAGGAG is encoded by the coding sequence GTGCCCGGCATCACCGCCTTCGTGCCTATCCGCCTGAACAGCACGCGGGTCGCGCGGAAGAGCATCCGCCCGCTCGGCGGCAAGTCGCTCTCCCGCTACCTGCTGGAGACGCTCCTCGTAACGCCCGGGCTGGACCGGGTGTGCGTCTACTGCTCGGACGAGGCGGTACGGGACCACCTGCCGGACGGTGTCGAGTTCATCCTCCGCCCGGCGGAGCTGGATGGCGACAGCACTCTCGGCGTGGAGATCTACCGGGCCTTCCTGGCGGCGGTGAGGAGCGACTTCTACCTGCTGGCCCACGTGACCTCGCCCTTCATCCGGCCGGCCACCTTTGCCGGCGCGATCGAGGCGGTGCGGCGGGGGACCCATGATTCGGCCCTGACTGTGCGGCCGATCCAGACCTTCTGTTGGTACCGGGGCCGGCCGCTGAACTACGAGCTGACCCATGTGAAGCGGACCCAGGACCTGGAGCCCGTCCACGCAGAGACCAGCGCCTGCTACCTGTTCCCGCGCGGGCTGATGGAGACGGAGGGGCGGCGGGTGGGCAGCAACCCCTACTTCATCGTCACGGACTTCCCGGAGGACATCGACATCGACACCGAGGCCGATTTCCTCCTGGCCGAGGCCTGGCTGCGGTCGCAGCAGGCCGGCGGGGCCGGGTAG
- a CDS encoding glycosyltransferase family 4 protein — MRIAQVAPLHEAVPPKLYGGTERIVSFLTEALVERGHEVTLFATGDAVTKANLVPIREKALRLDPTVRDACAPHMLMLETVARRAAEFDVIHFHLDYLPFSLFSRQSVPWVTTLHGRLDLPELEPVFDAFPEARVVSISDSQRRPLPRANWAATIQHGLPKDLLTPQGDGSDGYLAFLGRICPEKRPDRAIKIAGLSGVPLKMAAKVDRVDAEYFAKEIEPLLGGADVDFVGEICDLRKPGFLSGARALLLPIDWPEPFGLVMIEAMACGTPVIAYPAGSVPEVVEDGLTGFIVRDEREAAAAVARLGELDRAKIRARFEERFTADRMAADYEALFERMRTETRPRIRLAAGD, encoded by the coding sequence ATGCGTATCGCCCAGGTCGCGCCGCTGCACGAGGCGGTTCCCCCGAAGCTCTACGGCGGGACGGAGCGGATCGTCTCCTTCCTGACGGAGGCGCTGGTGGAGCGCGGACACGAGGTGACCCTCTTCGCCACCGGGGACGCGGTGACGAAGGCCAACCTCGTCCCGATCCGCGAGAAGGCCCTGCGCCTGGACCCCACCGTGCGGGACGCCTGCGCCCCCCACATGCTGATGCTGGAGACGGTGGCCCGCCGGGCGGCGGAGTTCGACGTCATCCACTTCCACCTGGACTACCTGCCCTTCTCCCTCTTCAGCCGGCAGTCCGTGCCCTGGGTCACCACCCTGCACGGCCGCCTGGACCTGCCGGAACTGGAGCCGGTCTTCGACGCCTTCCCCGAGGCGCGGGTGGTCTCCATCTCCGACTCCCAGCGCCGCCCCCTGCCCCGCGCCAACTGGGCCGCCACCATCCAGCACGGGCTGCCGAAGGACCTTCTCACGCCCCAGGGGGACGGCTCGGACGGCTACTTGGCCTTCCTCGGACGCATCTGCCCGGAGAAGCGGCCGGACCGCGCCATCAAGATCGCCGGCCTCTCCGGCGTGCCGCTGAAGATGGCCGCGAAGGTGGACAGGGTGGATGCCGAGTACTTCGCGAAGGAGATCGAACCCCTGCTCGGCGGCGCCGACGTCGATTTCGTCGGCGAGATCTGCGACCTGCGGAAGCCCGGCTTCCTCTCCGGCGCCCGCGCCCTGCTGCTTCCGATCGACTGGCCGGAGCCCTTCGGCCTGGTGATGATCGAGGCGATGGCCTGCGGCACCCCCGTGATCGCCTACCCCGCCGGCTCCGTGCCGGAGGTGGTGGAGGACGGGCTGACCGGCTTCATCGTCCGCGACGAGAGGGAGGCCGCGGCCGCCGTCGCCCGGCTGGGCGAGCTGGACCGGGCGAAGATCCGCGCGCGCTTCGAGGAGCGCTTCACCGCCGACCGCATGGCGGCCGACTACGAGGCCCTGTTCGAGCGGATGCGGACGGAGACCCGCCCGCGCATCCGGCTCGCGGCGGGGGACTGA